The nucleotide window TTAAAGAGTCAGATACGGTATATTGCTCAGGAGTTGGtgaagaccaaaaacagagctaaaaactGACTATTGAACTTAAATTCACCAGGTTGCCAGTAAAACCTCCAAATGAATACTAATGGTGCTCCGAAATTGCTGCATGTGTAATTGTTAGCAGATATTTGCTAGCAAGTTTGTCATATCAACTCAAATGGAGgtcatgtgtttgtacacaacTTGTTTCCGCTGCCCCCAAAGGGCCAAAAATATCAGTTAATGCTTGGATATGCTTTATGTTATTGAGTTTAAGTCAGTTACTTTTCAATTAATTCgtcaacccttttttttctgagCTGAAAAATATTAACAAAGTAGAAAGACCACTCATTCACATCATGGTTGTGCACTTACTTATACAAAGAGATGTTGTTGACCGGTGACGTTGCCAACTAGATGAATCTATAAGTGCTGTGCTATGTGGCATGGTCCattctacagtggtgtgaaaaagtgtttgcccccttcctcatttcctgttcctttgcatgtttgtcacacttaagtgtttcggaacatcaaaccaatttaaacaacagtcaaggacaacacaagtaaacacaaaatgcaatttgtaaatgaaggtgtttattattaaaggtgaaaaaaaatccaaaccatcatggccctgtgtgaaaaagtgattgccccccttgttaaaacatactatactgtggttgtccacacctgagttcaatttctctagccacacccaggcctgattattgccacacctgttcacaatcaaggcatcacttaaataggagctgcttgacacagtaaggtccaccagaagatccttaaaagctacacatcatgccgagacacaagaaattcaggaacaattgaggaagaagtaattgagatctatcagtctggaaagggttataaagccatttccaaagctttgggaatccagcgaaccacagtgagagccattatccacaaatggcgaagacatggaacagtggtgaaccttcccaggagtgccggccgcccaaaattaccccaagagcgcagcgacaactcatccaagaggtcacaaaagaccccacaacaacgtccaaagaactgcaggcctcacttgcctcagttaaggtcagcgttcatgcctccaccatcaggaaaagactgggcaaaaatggcctgcatggcagagttccaaggagaaaaccactgctgagcaaaagaacatcaaagctcgtctcaatttctccacaacacatcttgatgatccccaagacttttgggacaacattctgtggaccgatgagacaaaagtggaactctttggaaggtgtgtgtccaagtatatctggcgtagaaggaacactgcatttcataaaaagaacattataccaacagtaaaatatggtggtggtagtgtgatggtctggggctgttttgctacttcaggacctggaagacttgccgtgataaaaggaactatgaattctgctgtctaccaagagatcctgaaggagaatgtccgaccatctgttcgtgtactcaagctgaaacgagcttgggttctgcagcaggacaatgatcctaaacacaccagcaagtccaccaccgaatggctgaagaaaaacaaaatgaagactttggagtggcctagccaaagtcctgacctgaatcctattgagatgttgtggtatgaccttaaaaaggccgttcatgctcgaaaaccctctaatgtaactgaattaggacaattctgcaaagatgagtaggccaaaattcctccaggacgctgtaaaagcctcattgcaaacgcttggttgcagttgttgctgctaagggtggcccatccagttattaggtttagggggcaatcactttttcacacagggccatgatggtttggaatttttttcacctttaataacaaacaccttcatttacaaattgcattttgtgtttacttgtgttgtccttgactattgtttaaattggtttgatgttccgaaacacttaagtgtgacaaacatgcaaaggaacaggaaatgaggaagggggcaaacactttttcacaccactgtatgtactTGACCTTATGAAACATTTGTGCCATCACTTAGTGTCTGAGGCACTTGAGGTCCTCTGATGATTTTGCTCTGTTACTGTCTGTGTGCCTGCAGCTGGCTTTCTGCACTGGAGAGCACCAAGTGGCTGCAGCACCTGTCCCTGCTGCTGAAGGCGGCGCTGCTGGTTGTCAACGCTGTGGACCGAGACCACAGACCCGTTCTGGTGCACTGCTCTGATGGCTGGGACCGCACACCTCAGATCGTTGCTTTGTCCAAGCTTTTGCTGGACCCTTACTACCGCACTGTTGAGGTACAGATGAAGACTCCTCTTTTATTTCCATCAATGATCCTTTGttagcattttttatttatttttattcccaTGAAAACTCTTATATCATTGACATCATGTAATAATTGCAATATTTCCAATGTAGCTAGGATCAAATTTGATAGcagaaaaactatttttactttaatttaatatttgttttttttatgtttttttttaaactgtgtgaTTGATATAAAAGAAAagctaaatttaatttaatctaaGCTCTTTTGACGTCTTTCTGCAGGGCTTCCAGGTTTTGGTGGAGACCGATTGGCTAGACTTCGGCCATAAGTTTGCAGACCGCTGCGGCCATGGAGAAAATTCTGAGGATCTGAACGAGCGCTGCCCCGTCTTCCTGCAGTGGCTAGACTGTGTTCACCAGCTCCAGAGGCAGTTCCCATGCTCCTTTGAGTTTAACGAGGCCTTCCTGGTGCGTACGGGTTGGGTGATTGATGTCAAGCGCAACTATTGCAAATTCTGATTCCTAGAGATGTTCCTGAGATTAGAAGCTTCAGAATGTTGTCATGTGCAGTGGTGGAAATGGCATGCCTCTGAggtgtatttatttagttttgctgtgtgtgtgtgtgtgtgtgtgtgtgtggtgtgtggtgtgtgtgtgttgtgtgtgtgtgtgtgtgtgtgtgtgtgtttgtgtgtgtgtggtgtgtgtgtgtgtgttgtgtggtgtgtgtgtgtgtgtgtgtgtgtgtgtggtgtgtgtgtgtgtgtgtgtgtgtgtgtgtgtgtgtgtgtgtgtggtgtgtgtgtgtgttgtgtggtgtgtgtgtgtgtgtgtgtgtggttgtgtgtgtgtgtgtgtggtgtgtgtgtgtgtgtggtgtgtgtgtgtgtgtgtgtgtgtgtgtgtgtgtgtgtgtgtgtgtgtgcacaagccTTTAcctgtgtgttcttgtgtgcGTGCGCAGGTGAAACTGGTGCAGCACACCTACTCCTGTCTGTTTGGCACCTTCCTGTGTAACAGCGGCAAGGAGAGGGAGGACCGTCACGTTCAGGAGAGAACCTGCTCAGTCTGGTCACTGCTGAGACCGGCCAACCGCACTTTGAGGAACATGCTGTACTCCACACACTCCGAGATAGTACGTCCAAGTGTTAAGTCTTCAATTTTTTAGAAATCAGAGTACTGCCAGTTCTGGTTTAAAGCTGATTGAAACCCATAAAGACAAAGgataaaataagtaaaagcTGTTAGGAAAAAGTCTTCAAATGCATTATGGGAAAGAGCTTTGCATTAATGTCTCTTTATGCTTCGTGTTAACTGTTTTGATCTCAAACCTTTAAGAATTgcatgttattattgttattgtgtgtctgcgtgcgtgcgcgtgtgtgccaCCACCACTTATTCTTAGAAGTCCTTTGCATTCAGAGCTTGTCAAATGTTCATACAACTAAGTGTTAATTTCTATTTAAGGTGTTTTCGattatttaagatttttttgctACTACTAATTACCATTCCCAATCTTTCTTCTTATTACACTAAGTTAAGTTTGCACCTGTTGTTTCAGGTTCTTCACCCAGTGTGTCATGTACGCAACCTGATGCTGTGGACGGCTGTCTACCTACCCAGCTCCTCCCCCACCACCCCCTCCGATGACTCCTGCGCCCCCTACCCTGTGCCGGGTTGCAACACTGAGGACGCGCCCTTGGGCAGGTGAGCCTGGCGCACGGGCACCCGAtcccccctctcttccttcctCATGTAAGATAAACACAGGTCGAGGACTCCCACTGCCAGACGGGCCCAACTATTCATCTCGACTGCTTAAATACTTTGCTTTGCTCTGGCCTTCACAGTTAGAGATACGTTTTTATGTTTTGCTTATCTTGTGTCTCATGACCAGGAAGAGCTACAGGAAGTTGTTTCATAATTTATGACCCATATTTTATGGCCATTCTGAATGCTTCTCCTTCATTATGTTTGTGCTGCATCTTTCTTGTTTTGATGAGGCTGACATGTGATTGATTTGTTAACCAAACGGTTTGTAATGATTATATGTGCAGCTGTGTGAGTCATTGTTATGTAATGATAATGTTGTTTTCCGAGCATAATAATTCTTCTCTTGTTTGCTCTTTAGACGTACGAAGACTCGCTCCTTCGACAACTTGCCCAGTGCATGTGAGCTGGGAAGCTCGCTGGCTCCTAACCGCCGCTCCAGTGACCCAAGCCTCAATGAGAAGTGGCAGGACCATCGGCGTTCTCTGGAGCTCAACATGGCAGTGGGGCCTGAGGGAGGGGGAAACCAGGATCAGGAGGTGCGGCCTAACGGAGTGGGGCCTTACCCAGACGGAGTGGACTCTGAGCTGGAAGACAGCCCACAGCCCCAAGGCTCACATGCTGAGCTTGGACAGGAAGCCTCTGTGAGCACAGCAGAAACAGTGGCGGAAGCTGAGAAGGCGGAGCTCTCTGTGGCGGTGGGCGTGGCTGAAGGCCAGATGGAGAACATTCTTAAGGAAGCCACTAAGGAGGAGGCGGGAACAGATGTTAAAAGAGAGGGAAGTGCTGCTGTCACACATTTCATCAACACTGTTGACACAGAAGTCAAGAAGGAAGCAAAAGTTGAAGAGGATGAGGAGTGTGCTAAGGTTAATGGGACTAAGATGCAGAGAGAAGCATTTACTAATGGTCATCTAGAAAATGGCATAATGGAGGCCGAGGTTGATGAGTCTCCCCCTCTGCCCACACAGAAGGCAGAGGAGCTGGATCAACAGGCAGCAGAATTGACTCAGTCACAAGAGAACCTGGTGAAGCAGGACAAAGAGAACTGTTCTGTACTAGAAGAGCTTGTACATGGACAGAGTGAGTCTGGCTCATGTGACCCTGAGCAGCCTGCAGCCCATAGAACTATAACAAACAGCTTTGTGGACAGGTCACCTGAAGAGCCAGGAGTGGATGAGGAGACCTGCCCTGATTCTGAATCTGACAACGCTGTCTCAGAGCCAGTAGAGCATGGGGATAAGAGGGCCTCTCTGATGGAAAGCTCCACAGAGACTTTAACTGAAGAAGCCTGTAGCAGGTTGGAGCTACCAGCACAGCCATCAGTTTGTCCCAGTCATCAGCCTTGCAGTGATGGCAGGAACCAACTGCCCAGCTCCAGGAAGGAGAAAGGACTGGAGACAGGCGAACAAGgctttatcagaactttaaatGGGGGCAGCAAGCGGCCCTCTGTCAGTGCCTTTCAGTCTGTGAGTGCTGACCTCAACAGGGAAGGGCTTTGTAATGGCGACAGCTCCGACGGGGAGCCTTGCGGAGGACATCACTGGGTCAAAGGGAACGGGGAGAGGGTTCCTCTGAGTCGACAGGTGTCCCTAGCAAGCTGCAACTCCCTGATCCTGCATCCACGGGGCAGCTGCTCCCAGCACCGCTGGTGCCACACCCTGCTGGGCCGTGCTGCCATTAGCCCAGAGCAGCCGTCCCGCAGCCATCTGGACGACGACGGGCTGACGCTGCACACGGATGCCATCCAGCAGAGGCTAAGGCAGATCGAGGCGGGACACCAGATGGAGGTGGAGACTCTGAAGAAGCAGGTGCAGGAGCTGTGGAGCCGCCTGGAGAATCAGCAGCACGTCGGCTCCCACAGGATCAACGGAGACATGGGAGACGAAGTGGTAAGATGCTGACAGGTTGGCCATGACTGACCAGCTGATCTGTTTACCTCCTGGATGTTACGTTTAACTTCAGCCCAATGAGCTCCTTTCACGCTCCTTCTGATTGTGTGTATCTCCCTCCATGCAGACATCAATGACAGACTCTGAGTACAACCTGGACCCAAACTGTTTGTCGCGCTGCAGCACAGAGCTTTTCTCTGAGGCCAGCTGGGAGCAGGTGGACAAGCAGGACACTGAGGTGAGCAACCAGGCCAAGATAATTAAGGGAGGGAAGGAACCAAACTCTCAAAGCAATGGCTGTATTTGTTTGTAGCTTACATATATGGACCCCAGATCTCTTCAGAAATGGCAGTTGATGGTGGTTGATGGTAGGTGAGCTGCTCTGTGGATCAGAGCTGTGAACTGAGATTAGTCTGTACATTACAGGTGACTCGCTGGTACCCAGACCATTTGGCAGCCCAGTGTTATGGCTGTGAGAGCAGGTTCTGGCTCGCCACCAGGAGGCATCACTGCAGGTAAGCACTGAGGGTTCTCAAGCTGCAGAAGCTCAAACCTCCAGACACTATTCCTGTCATCAACCACTCCTCTCTGTCCTGTTGAGACTTAGAGAGGTCTTTCCATCTGTTTAAGCTCGCTATTCTTCTGTTTCTTGTATCCAGATACAACCAGGCGTGTCTAGATTAGGCTGAGGCAGCTTTCAGTTCACACCTGGCATCTTAATGATTCATATCCATCTTAGGTGACCCTTTTCTGatgggatttttattttgtctccactagggctgcacgattaatctGATCACAATCGCAATAACATTACTGTGAAAAATTGTGCGATTTCAGTAAACGAAAAAGTTGTGTGTGACACTCTTTGTGCACTGCAGTCTTCACGTCATACCATAacggtcacggaaggcttgtttcatgtggatgcgctggcagttttgttgtcatttagaattcctcatggggaagacagaaactacgcactttAGCTTTAAGTGTTTTAAGTTGAGTAATACACATTTctaattttttgtattttgtgcatttgtCTTGATAATCAAGCAAGTTGACTTGAAGTATTGTGAATTGTAAAAATCTTCAAATTGTGCAGCTCTAATCTCCATATATGTCAGTGTGTTTCTGCAGACCAGGGCTCAATATCagaataattttgtttttcaccaGGGAGTGGCTCAGTCTTATTAATATGCATGTGCTGGTATAAAAGATTTCAGTTTATTGTCTACCCTGCTCTGTACTACATATTAGAACAGATGCATTTCTGACGACCAGCAAATATGGTTAAGACACCCTGATCTCAGCGCATCCTCAGTATGTTCTGAATGTCCACTATGATTCAGGTCACGCAAGACACATTTTATTGCTAAGAGTGAGAGTAAGAGTCCTCTTGTTAAAGGGGCACTCTAATGATTTAGTATGACATTTCCATAAAGTTGTGGGACATGTAAGAgacagacttttaaaaaatggtCAAATATGACTGACTTTTACACCTTACTATTGGTCCAAAAACGATAATTCCTACATTCCTTGATTCTCCTCAGGACACTCTTCATGCCTGGTAAACACCAATGGCTTTCAAACTCCACACCTGCAGTATGTTATTAAGGCTTTTTGTTATAAATGGTCTCAGATAGCAAAGATAACCTGATGATCATGATGGTGTTGATGTAGATAGAATTAATTGATTTTGTTGGATAAAGAGCCGCTGTCATGCTCAGACATAACTGATTAGATTAAAGTGCCAGATTGCATAACTGTGACCATTCAAAGACAGTCTACTTGGAATTATCAGGATATCCTTTGGTTAATTGAAGTGCACAGAACAAGACTCATGTTTCTATATTCTGCCTCATTCTATCAGCTGGTGGTGTTTCCACTGGTGTATTCATTTCTAAATATATGTAATGTGTTCTCATTACTTCCTTTTCTTTGTGATGGATTGCAGCAAGTCAACCACACAGGCATTTAATTTGTCTAGTTGCTCATCCAGTGTGGTCTGGACTGCAGACAAAATTGCATAAAATACTCTGTTTATATTCACTTTTCAGCCATGGATTCAAAACACAAAAGGCTAGAATTAACGGTGTAGCAATGCAGCCATTTCACAATTGTAGCTACCTTCAATTTTCTAGCTTTTAGAAAAGATAACGTTGTAACACGCATCTTAAGCagtgtgttttagtgtgttaCGTGTTCTCCACTGCTCAGGCAGTTCTTATCCATTGTTTGCCCCTCTCCTCTACAGTGGCAGGGAGCCTGTCCAGGAGGTCTGGTGAGATCCGGCTCCCCTGTCCCTTCACTTTCCACCCTTTTTAACCTGGCATCACTGCAACTCCCTCCTCCTAATCCTCaaccccccttcccctccctgCTCCTTCCCCTCCTCACCTGTTGCATCGGGTATTGCCTTCATTCTGTTGTAGTTGTCAGCAAATTCTCAGGGAAATCTCTCGTCATTTCTGAGATGTATTGACTTGAGTGTGCGTCCTGCTGCGCCAACGTGTTGCCATTCAGCGGTTTTAATTGGCTGTGCTTAAGCATGGTGCTGTCAGTGAGagggctgtgattggttgaggGCTGATTGTTTAAATCAGATTTCACCTAAAAAATTCtaatcccccccccaaaaaaaaaattaaaaaacacctgTGGACTTCCTCAACCTCAAAACTCCTCTTGCCTTAGTGTCACATCAGCACCCTACCATCCCACCACCCTCAACACACGACGCAGCAGCATGCTGCCCCAAACAGCCGTCTGCATCTCACCTCCCAGCAGCACAGCATGGTACTGGAGACCTCTCAGTCCACCTGGTGGTGTAAAAAAGGCTGGAGACTCGAAGTGAAttagtattttttaatttctgctcAGGGTGAGTACAGGTAGTAGTAGAGGCCGCTGTATGTGTTAGTGTGTGAGCATGGCCTTACATCTAAATCTGAGCATGGGTATCTGAAACCTTCAGTGTGACCTGCCTTCTGTTTAGTGATGGTAACGTGTTTTCTAATGGGCTGAATAATGAAGTTAGCACCGCTGAGTGTTAGAGCACCTTTGCTAACCCAGTATGTAGTGCAACATCACAGCAGGGCTGACCTGAAAACAGGATGAATGGGGTTTGCTCAGAATTCTCATACCTTCTTTCCACCTGTTTTATCATGCGTCCAAGGCATAGAATGTTTATAAAGATGGACTACCCGTCTTCACTTCTtcccactgtacaaaagtgaagccaaaatatccCGCATTCAGGCGCTTCCATCTTGTAACTATGGAGCCAGAGGCTGCTTAGTAGCAATCGGGCGGGGGAGTTGCAGTATGAAAGTTCCGCCCCCACACCCGCTTGACCAATCACTagtcaatcacagctgtcaatcatgactgTTTCACCCGaatacagtaccagtcaaaagttcggatacaattaaaaatgtatttgacgtCCATTtgagatgttttggcttcactttaactgtctatgcatCAACCCCTGGTCCAAGGTGATCGGATTGTAATCAGGtagagcaacaacaacaacaaaataattatcTGCAAATCAGCTAGTCTACAGGAGATACATTTTCACATCAGCATCCTGTTCTTTAAATGTGGTTTAACTGAATCAGGCTAACAGGATGTTAGCCAGCTAAAATGATCCAGTTAGTTCTCATCAACATGGTCCGTCGAACACTATCAGAAGTTTGTAATCTTTGATGGAGTCATTTTGAATAGTGcgctcttattttgaaataacGGCAACATTATCAATGTAGATCATGTGATTGTTTTTATGAATTGTTAACCTACTGAGCAGCTGCAGTAAAAAATGTGCTAAGTCTGGTGATATTCTGCATTTTTAGAAAGCTCTACTGTTGAAAACACATCAGTGAGatgttgcactgggtgacattttGTCAACTGTAGTTCATTTCAGTTCATCTCACACCATCCTGCTGATGTAACTTGTGCTCCAAATATGTATAAATCCACAGCTGAAAATATTCTTCAACAAATTCCATTTTTACTCCTGTACATTTGCTTAAACCTACTGTGCCCTGTTGTTAAACTAAATAGTTCATCCAAAAAAAAGGTATATTTGTTGATCCTTttaaaacaatctttttaaGCTTTACATCTTCAGTAGGAACAAATGGACTTGGACAGGTTGACGAGATTATTGCTCGCCTCATCTTTTTTCCTAAAGCCGagcaactaaaaacacattttaagtgTGCAATAAACCTCGTCCAATATCTGTCATGCAGACTaaactttaaaatatatttctatttATAATCTACCTGCAATAACAACTAATGATAGATTATTTCAATCCAACTGTACTCTAAAATTTGTACTTCTGATACATTTCTTCcaattgtgtgttttaatggcAGATCTCTATCAAAATGTTGTAAATAACCACCACGTTTTCTGGTTTCATAAAGGAGTCATTTGTATGGGAAAATAAGTTGATGTGTTAAACTTTTAAAGGGGTAGAAAAATCATCCCGATAACGATTAATGAGCCTGCACTTTTGCAGGTTCAGCTCTAGATAAACCAGCtttgaatatatttaaaatgacgCTAACTCAGTTTTGCATGTATGAAGAACAGGGCCTGGTGCAAATGTAACAAATGTAAAGGAGTAGAATTGCATGCAAAGGAGATGCATGATGACTGTAGGTGTGAAGTGGCTCCGCCTGAGAGTCCAGGGGTGACCTGTCTGTGTCTCC belongs to Etheostoma spectabile isolate EspeVRDwgs_2016 chromosome 5, UIUC_Espe_1.0, whole genome shotgun sequence and includes:
- the LOC116689314 gene encoding myotubularin-related protein 3 isoform X5 — its product is MEEEGQQSLECIQANQIFPKKSPVLEEENMQVPFPELHGEFTEYVGRAEDAIIAISNYRLHIKFKESVVNVPLQLIENSECRDMFQLHVTCKDCKVVRCQFSSFEQCQEWLKRLNAVVRPPSRLEDLFSFAFHAWCMEVYAGEKEQHGELCRPGEHVTSWFKNEVERMCFDTQNAWRISDINSKFRLCPSYPQQLLVPAWITDKELENVAAFRSWKRFPAVVYRHQTTGAVIARCGQPEVSWWGWRNADDEHLVQSIAKACAVDSSSRKHLSNGSYTNGTDLPDTDFESSMTNSSEVETLATQPHKLLILDARSYAAAVANRAKGGGCECPEYYPNCEVVFMGMANIHSIRKSFQSLRFLCTQMPDPANWLSALESTKWLQHLSLLLKAALLVVNAVDRDHRPVLVHCSDGWDRTPQIVALSKLLLDPYYRTVEGFQVLVETDWLDFGHKFADRCGHGENSEDLNERCPVFLQWLDCVHQLQRQFPCSFEFNEAFLVKLVQHTYSCLFGTFLCNSGKEREDRHVQERTCSVWSLLRPANRTLRNMLYSTHSEIVLHPVCHVRNLMLWTAVYLPSSSPTTPSDDSCAPYPVPGCNTEDAPLGRRTKTRSFDNLPSACELGSSLAPNRRSSDPSLNEKWQDHRRSLELNMAVGPEGGGNQDQEVRPNGVGPYPDGVDSELEDSPQPQGSHAELGQEASVSTAETVAEAEKAELSVAVGVAEGQMENILKEATKEEAGTDVKREGSAAVTHFINTVDTEVKKEAKVEEDEECAKVNGTKMQREAFTNGHLENGIMEAEVDESPPLPTQKAEELDQQAAELTQSQENLVKQDKENCSVLEELVHGQSESGSCDPEQPAAHRTITNSFVDRSPEEPGVDEETCPDSESDNAVSEPVEHGDKRASLMESSTETLTEEACSRLELPAQPSVCPSHQPCSDGRNQLPSSRKEKGLETGEQGFIRTLNGGSKRPSVSAFQSVSADLNREGLCNGDSSDGEPCGGHHWVKGNGERVPLSRQVSLASCNSLILHPRGSCSQHRWCHTLLGRAAISPEQPSRSHLDDDGLTLHTDAIQQRLRQIEAGHQMEVETLKKQVQELWSRLENQQHVGSHRINGDMGDEVTSMTDSEYNLDPNCLSRCSTELFSEASWEQVDKQDTEVTRWYPDHLAAQCYGCESRFWLATRRHHCRNCGNVFCASCCDQKIPVPSQQLFEPSRVCKTCYGSLKLSPAPLDLELEKPIAASSN
- the LOC116689314 gene encoding myotubularin-related protein 3 isoform X4; this translates as MEEEGQQSLECIQANQIFPKKSPVLEEENMQVPFPELHGEFTEYVGRAEDAIIAISNYRLHIKFKESVVNSCCCEVSVPLQLIENSECRDMFQLHVTCKDCKVVRCQFSSFEQCQEWLKRLNAVVRPPSRLEDLFSFAFHAWCMEVYAGEKEQHGELCRPGEHVTSWFKNEVERMCFDTQNAWRISDINSKFRLCPSYPQQLLVPAWITDKELENVAAFRSWKRFPAVVYRHQTTGAVIARCGQPEVSWWGWRNADDEHLVQSIAKACAVDSSSRKHLSNGSYTNGTDLPDTDFESSMTNSSEVETLATQPHKLLILDARSYAAAVANRAKGGGCECPEYYPNCEVVFMGMANIHSIRKSFQSLRFLCTQMPDPANWLSALESTKWLQHLSLLLKAALLVVNAVDRDHRPVLVHCSDGWDRTPQIVALSKLLLDPYYRTVEGFQVLVETDWLDFGHKFADRCGHGENSEDLNERCPVFLQWLDCVHQLQRQFPCSFEFNEAFLVKLVQHTYSCLFGTFLCNSGKEREDRHVQERTCSVWSLLRPANRTLRNMLYSTHSEIVLHPVCHVRNLMLWTAVYLPSSSPTTPSDDSCAPYPVPGCNTEDAPLGRRTKTRSFDNLPSACELGSSLAPNRRSSDPSLNEKWQDHRRSLELNMAVGPEGGGNQDQEVRPNGVGPYPDGVDSELEDSPQPQGSHAELGQEASVSTAETVAEAEKAELSVAVGVAEGQMENILKEATKEEAGTDVKREGSAAVTHFINTVDTEVKKEAKVEEDEECAKVNGTKMQREAFTNGHLENGIMEAEVDESPPLPTQKAEELDQQAAELTQSQENLVKQDKENCSVLEELVHGQSESGSCDPEQPAAHRTITNSFVDRSPEEPGVDEETCPDSESDNAVSEPVEHGDKRASLMESSTETLTEEACSRLELPAQPSVCPSHQPCSDGRNQLPSSRKEKGLETGEQGFIRTLNGGSKRPSVSAFQSVSADLNREGLCNGDSSDGEPCGGHHWVKGNGERVPLSRQVSLASCNSLILHPRGSCSQHRWCHTLLGRAAISPEQPSRSHLDDDGLTLHTDAIQQRLRQIEAGHQMEVETLKKQVQELWSRLENQQHVGSHRINGDMGDEVTSMTDSEYNLDPNCLSRCSTELFSEASWEQVDKQDTEELR